In one Rutidosis leptorrhynchoides isolate AG116_Rl617_1_P2 chromosome 8, CSIRO_AGI_Rlap_v1, whole genome shotgun sequence genomic region, the following are encoded:
- the LOC139863523 gene encoding uncharacterized protein — translation MKIISLNIRGFGSGKESKFGNVKSLCFVERPSILALQETKCHNLVDNWLFGLWGSIDCGYVQKEMVGKSGGQLLIWDKHIFEVSSELIGDFFIAIRGKWKKSGNESIIVNVYGPHDDTNKCKFWDSLDKILCIDGVSWVICGYFNEVRDKSERLNCEFFENRAKRFNEFIDINSLVDIPLGGRKFTRVSDDGIKMNHCPILLSDGEVDFGPKPFKIFDDWFLVEGIDKVIADSWSGPMGGNRKDCVFRNKLKRLKGDLKEWSKVHFGKLDSEIESVKKVVTDLELKAEVGCLNDEEQAKWLNSRKIWMEKEKIKTGMLKQKARVRWMLDGDENSKYFHNSLKRTYNKNNIRGINVNGSWCENPNTIKEVASTILRAFSRCIIRMDQALKGCFLNRLPQQIMSS, via the exons ATGAAGATTATCTCCTTAAACATTCGTGGGTTCGGGTCCGGGAAAGAAAGTAAATTTGGTAATGTTAAAAGCTTATGTTTCGTAGAAAGGCCCTCTATTCTAGCGTTGCAAGAAACGAAATGTCATAACCTAGTCGACAATTGGTTATTCGGACTTTGGGGTTCTATTGATTGTGGGTATGTTCAAAAAGAAATGGTTGGTAAGTCGGGCGGACAATTATTAATTTGGGATAAACACATCTTCGAGGTTTCTAGTGAGTTAATTGGTGACTTTTTTATTGCTATACGGGGAAAATGGAAAAAGTCGGGTAATGAATCGATTATTGTCAATGTGTACGGTCCGCATGATGACACTAACAAATGTAAATTTTGGGATTCGCTTGACAAGATTTTGTGTATTGATGGTGTGTCGTGGGTCATTTGTGGGTACTTTAACGAGGTTAGAGATAAGTCGGAAAGATTGAATTGTGAATTTTTTGAGAATCGGGCTAAGAGGTTTAACGAGTTCATTGACATAAATAGTTTAGTGGACATTCCTTTGGGTGGGAGGAAATTTACTAGGGTTAGTGATGATGGGATTAAAATGA ACCATTGTCCTATTTTATTGTCGGATGGTGAGGTGGATTTTGGGCCTAAACCGTTCAAAATCTTTGATGATTGGTTCCTGGTTGAGGGTATTGACAAGGTTATTGCCGATTCTTGGTCTGGTCCAATGGGGGGTAACAGGAAGGATTGCGTTTTCCGTAACAAGTTAAAAAGATTAAAAGGTGACCTTAAAGAATGGAGTAAAGTTCACTTTGGTAAGCTTGATAGTGAGATTGAGTCGGTTAAAAAGGTAGTAACGGATCTTGAATTGAAAGCTGAAGTAGGTTGTTTAAATGATGAAGAGCAAGCTAAATGGCTAAACTCGAGAAAAATATGGATGGAAAAGGAAAAAATTAAGACAGGGATGCTAAAGCAGAAAGCCCGTGTTCGATGGATGCTTGATGGAGACGAAAACTCAAAATATTTCCATAATTCCTTAAAGAGAACATATAATAAAAACAACATCCGGGGGATTAATGTTAACGGGTCTTGGTGTGAAAATCCTAACACAATCAAAGAAGTTGCTTCAACCATTTTAAGAGCATTTTCGAGGTGCATAATTCGGATGGACCAAGCCTTGAAGGGCTGTTTTCTGAATCGATTACCTCAGCAGATAATGAGCTCTTAG